One region of Streptomyces leeuwenhoekii genomic DNA includes:
- the gap gene encoding type I glyceraldehyde-3-phosphate dehydrogenase, which produces MTIRVGINGFGRIGRNYFRALLEQGADIEIVAVNDLGDTATTAHLLKYDTVLGRLRQEVSHTEDTITVGDKTIKVLSERNPADIPWGELGVDIVIESTGIFTKKEDAEKHLAGGAKKVIISAPAKNEDVTIVMGVNQDEYDPANHHVISNASCTTNCVAPMAKVLDENFGIVKGLMTTVHAYTNDQRILDFPHKDLRRARAAAENIIPTTTGAAKATALVLPQLKGKLDGMSMRVPVPTGSVTDLVVQLGREVTKEEVNAAFQKAAEGELKGILEYTEDAIVSSDIVNEPASCTFDASLTMVQEGTNVKVIGWYDNEWGYSNRLVDLTEFVGNQL; this is translated from the coding sequence GTGACGATCCGCGTAGGCATCAACGGCTTTGGCCGCATCGGTCGTAACTACTTCCGCGCGCTGCTGGAGCAGGGTGCAGACATCGAGATCGTGGCTGTCAACGACCTGGGTGACACCGCGACCACCGCTCACCTGCTGAAGTACGACACGGTCCTCGGCCGCCTCCGGCAGGAGGTGTCGCACACCGAGGACACCATCACCGTCGGCGACAAGACCATCAAGGTCCTCTCCGAGCGCAACCCCGCCGACATCCCCTGGGGCGAGCTGGGTGTCGACATCGTCATCGAGTCCACCGGCATCTTCACCAAGAAGGAAGACGCCGAGAAGCACCTCGCCGGCGGCGCCAAGAAGGTCATCATCTCCGCCCCGGCGAAGAACGAGGACGTCACCATCGTGATGGGCGTCAACCAGGACGAGTACGACCCGGCGAACCACCACGTCATCTCCAACGCCTCCTGCACCACCAACTGTGTGGCGCCGATGGCGAAGGTGCTCGACGAGAACTTCGGCATCGTCAAGGGCCTGATGACCACGGTCCACGCGTACACCAACGACCAGCGCATCCTGGACTTCCCGCACAAGGACCTGCGCCGCGCCCGCGCCGCCGCCGAGAACATCATCCCGACCACCACCGGCGCCGCCAAGGCGACCGCCCTGGTCCTGCCGCAGCTCAAGGGCAAGCTGGACGGCATGTCCATGCGCGTCCCGGTCCCGACCGGCTCGGTCACCGACCTGGTCGTGCAGCTCGGCCGCGAGGTCACCAAGGAAGAGGTCAACGCCGCCTTCCAGAAGGCCGCCGAGGGCGAGCTGAAGGGCATCCTGGAGTACACCGAGGACGCCATCGTCTCCTCGGACATCGTCAACGAGCCGGCGTCCTGCACCTTCGACGCCTCCCTGACCATGGTCCAGGAGGGCACCAACGTCAAGGTCATCGGCTGGTACGACAACGAGTGGGGCTACTCCAACCGCCTCGTCGACCTGACGGAGTTCGTCGGCAACCAGCTCTGA
- a CDS encoding phosphoglycerate kinase: MKTIDELLSEGVAGKRVFVRADLNVPLDGTTITDDGRIRAVLPTVKALAEAGARVVVASHLGRPKGAPDPAFSLAPAAARLGELLGAQVRFAEDTVGTSAESTVAGLADGQVAVLENLRFNAGETSKDDAERAAFADRLAGLADVYVGDGFGAVHRKHASVFDLPRRLPHYAGYLIATEVGVLKKLTEDVQRPYVVALGGAKVSDKLAVIDQLLDKADRLLIGGGMAYTFLKAKGYEVGISLLQEDQIPAVTEYMERAEKNGVELVLPVDVLVSREFPDLKTKAPANPTTVAADAIPADQEGLDIGPETRKLYASKLADAATVFWNGPMGVFEHPDYAEGTKAVAQALVDSQGFTVVGGGDSAAAVRTLGFDEKAFGHISTGGGASLEYLEGKTLPGLAALED, encoded by the coding sequence ATGAAGACGATCGACGAACTCCTCTCCGAAGGTGTCGCGGGCAAGCGGGTCTTCGTCCGCGCCGACCTCAACGTGCCGCTGGACGGCACCACCATCACCGACGACGGCCGCATCCGCGCCGTGCTGCCCACCGTCAAGGCCCTGGCCGAGGCGGGCGCGCGCGTCGTCGTCGCCTCGCACCTGGGCCGCCCCAAGGGCGCGCCCGACCCCGCCTTCTCCCTCGCCCCGGCCGCCGCCCGCCTCGGCGAACTCCTCGGTGCGCAGGTCCGCTTCGCCGAGGACACGGTCGGGACCTCCGCGGAGTCCACCGTGGCCGGCCTCGCCGACGGCCAGGTCGCCGTCCTGGAGAACCTGCGCTTCAACGCCGGGGAGACCAGCAAGGACGACGCCGAGCGCGCCGCCTTCGCCGACCGGCTCGCCGGCCTCGCGGACGTCTACGTCGGCGACGGCTTCGGCGCGGTGCACCGTAAGCACGCCTCGGTCTTCGACCTGCCCAGGCGCCTCCCGCACTACGCCGGGTACCTCATCGCCACCGAGGTCGGCGTCCTGAAGAAGCTCACCGAGGACGTCCAGCGGCCCTACGTCGTCGCCCTCGGCGGCGCCAAGGTCTCCGACAAGCTCGCCGTCATCGACCAGCTCCTCGACAAGGCCGACCGGCTGCTCATCGGCGGCGGCATGGCCTACACCTTCCTCAAGGCCAAGGGTTACGAGGTCGGCATCTCCCTCCTGCAGGAGGACCAGATCCCGGCCGTCACCGAGTACATGGAACGGGCCGAGAAGAACGGCGTCGAGCTGGTCCTGCCCGTCGACGTCCTCGTCTCCCGCGAGTTCCCGGACCTGAAGACCAAGGCTCCGGCGAACCCCACCACCGTCGCCGCGGACGCCATCCCGGCCGACCAGGAGGGTCTGGACATCGGTCCCGAGACCCGCAAGCTGTACGCCTCGAAGCTCGCCGACGCCGCCACCGTCTTCTGGAACGGCCCCATGGGCGTCTTCGAGCACCCCGATTACGCCGAGGGCACCAAGGCGGTCGCCCAGGCCCTCGTCGACTCCCAGGGCTTCACCGTGGTCGGTGGCGGCGACTCCGCCGCGGCCGTCCGCACCCTGGGCTTCGACGAGAAGGCATTCGGCCACATCTCGACCGGTGGCGGCGCCTCCCTTGAATACCTCGAGGGCAAGACGCTCCCCGGCCTCGCCGCACTGGAGGACTGA
- the tpiA gene encoding triose-phosphate isomerase: MSTRTPLMAGNWKMNLNHLEAIAHVQKLAFALADKDYDAVEVAVLPPFTDLRSVQTLVDGDKLRIKYGAQDISAHDGGAYTGEISGPMLAKLKCTYVAVGHSERRQYHGETDELVNAKVKAAYKHGLTPILCVGEELEVREAGNHVAHTLAQVEGGLKDLPAEQAETVVIAYEPVWAIGTGKVCGAEDAQEVCAAIRGKIAELYSQELADKVRIQYGGSVKSGNVAEIMAQADIDGALVGGASLDADEFVKIVRFRDQ; encoded by the coding sequence ATGAGCACCCGTACGCCGCTGATGGCGGGCAACTGGAAGATGAACCTCAACCACCTGGAGGCCATCGCCCACGTCCAGAAGCTCGCCTTCGCCCTGGCCGACAAGGACTACGACGCCGTCGAGGTCGCCGTCCTTCCCCCCTTCACCGACCTGCGCTCCGTACAGACCCTGGTCGACGGGGACAAGCTGAGGATCAAGTACGGCGCCCAGGACATCTCCGCGCACGACGGCGGTGCCTACACCGGCGAGATCTCCGGCCCGATGCTGGCCAAGCTGAAGTGCACCTATGTCGCCGTCGGCCACTCCGAGCGCCGCCAGTACCACGGGGAGACCGACGAGCTCGTCAACGCCAAGGTGAAGGCGGCCTACAAGCACGGCCTGACCCCGATCCTGTGCGTCGGCGAGGAGCTGGAGGTGCGCGAGGCGGGCAACCACGTCGCGCACACCCTCGCCCAGGTCGAGGGCGGTCTGAAGGACCTCCCGGCCGAGCAGGCCGAGACCGTCGTGATCGCCTACGAGCCCGTGTGGGCCATCGGCACCGGCAAGGTCTGCGGTGCCGAGGACGCCCAGGAGGTCTGCGCGGCGATCCGCGGCAAGATCGCCGAGCTGTACTCCCAGGAGCTGGCCGACAAGGTCCGCATCCAGTACGGCGGCTCGGTCAAGTCCGGCAACGTCGCCGAGATCATGGCGCAGGCCGACATCGACGGCGCCCTGGTCGGCGGTGCCTCGCTGGACGCCGACGAGTTCGTCAAGATCGTGCGCTTCCGCGACCAGTGA
- the secG gene encoding preprotein translocase subunit SecG, producing the protein MVLGFSIALIVFSLLLMLLVLMHKGKGGGLSDMFGGGMQSSVGGSSVAERNLDRITVVVGLLWFACIIVLALVMKTNS; encoded by the coding sequence GTGGTTTTGGGGTTCTCGATCGCCCTGATCGTCTTCAGCCTGCTGCTGATGCTGCTGGTGCTGATGCACAAGGGGAAGGGCGGCGGCCTCTCCGACATGTTCGGTGGCGGCATGCAGTCGTCCGTCGGCGGCTCCTCGGTCGCCGAGCGCAACCTCGACCGGATCACCGTGGTGGTCGGTCTGCTGTGGTTCGCGTGCATCATCGTCCTCGCCCTGGTCATGAAGACGAACAGCTGA
- a CDS encoding RNA polymerase-binding protein RbpA, giving the protein MASGNAIRGSRVGAGPMGEAERGESAPRLRVSFWCSNGHETQPSFASDAQVPDTWDCPRCGFPAGQDRDNPPDPPRTEPYKTHLAYVRERRSDADGEAILAEALAKLRGEI; this is encoded by the coding sequence GTGGCAAGTGGCAACGCGATCCGAGGAAGCCGGGTCGGGGCGGGGCCGATGGGCGAGGCCGAGCGCGGCGAGTCCGCGCCGCGCCTGCGCGTCTCCTTCTGGTGCTCCAACGGGCATGAGACGCAGCCGAGCTTCGCCAGCGACGCACAGGTCCCCGACACCTGGGACTGCCCCCGCTGCGGCTTCCCGGCCGGGCAGGACCGGGACAACCCGCCGGACCCGCCCCGCACCGAGCCCTACAAGACGCATCTGGCGTATGTGCGCGAGCGGCGCAGCGACGCGGACGGCGAGGCGATCCTCGCCGAGGCGCTCGCCAAACTGCGGGGCGAGATCTAG
- a CDS encoding MFS transporter produces MVAVGSAEVRAPAWRGGFGRLWSAAVLSGFGDALRTAALPLLAVALTDDPLLIAAVTACGYLPWLLFGLLGGAVADRVDQRRAMWTVDAVRGLLVAVFAVAVALGHASIALLIALSFVLTTLQTLFDNAATALLPALVDREALGSANARLLTGQRVAGGLLGGPAVALLLAMGTAAPFAADAVTFLVAAALVASLRTAPPRREARPAGSTLRREMTEGLRTLARDRVLRALCTATALCNIGMGALVATLVLLVTRWLDAGTAGYAAAGTAYTVGGLAGGLAHRRFAARTGRGRGVLIAGAAQTAALVVMGSVRSLAALTAALAVFGFMGMVWNVGTTTLTQERSPAGTLGRVSSAFRTLAVAGAPVGALLGGAVAAAWGPNGPALLAAAFFALSVTALIPAREPETGGSSRTAATDTRTG; encoded by the coding sequence ATGGTGGCGGTAGGGTCGGCGGAGGTGCGCGCGCCCGCCTGGCGCGGGGGGTTCGGACGGCTGTGGAGTGCCGCCGTGCTGTCCGGCTTCGGCGACGCGCTGCGGACGGCGGCGCTGCCCCTGCTCGCCGTGGCCCTGACGGACGATCCGCTGCTCATCGCGGCCGTCACCGCCTGCGGGTATCTTCCGTGGCTGCTGTTCGGCCTGCTCGGCGGCGCGGTGGCCGACCGGGTGGACCAGCGGCGCGCGATGTGGACCGTGGACGCGGTACGCGGCCTGCTGGTCGCCGTCTTCGCGGTCGCCGTCGCCCTGGGACACGCCTCGATCGCCCTGCTCATCGCCCTGTCCTTCGTCCTCACCACCCTGCAGACACTCTTCGACAACGCGGCGACGGCCCTGCTGCCCGCCCTGGTGGACCGCGAGGCGCTCGGCAGCGCCAACGCCCGCCTGCTGACGGGCCAGCGCGTCGCCGGCGGTCTGCTCGGCGGGCCCGCCGTGGCGTTGCTGCTGGCCATGGGCACCGCCGCCCCGTTCGCCGCCGACGCCGTCACCTTCCTGGTGGCCGCCGCGCTGGTGGCCTCGCTGCGGACCGCCCCGCCCCGGCGGGAGGCCCGGCCCGCGGGCAGCACCCTGCGCCGCGAGATGACGGAGGGACTGCGCACCCTGGCCCGGGACCGGGTCCTGCGCGCCCTGTGCACCGCCACCGCCCTGTGCAACATCGGCATGGGAGCCCTCGTCGCCACCCTGGTGCTCCTGGTGACCCGCTGGCTGGACGCCGGCACGGCGGGATACGCCGCCGCGGGGACCGCGTACACCGTCGGCGGCCTGGCCGGGGGCCTGGCTCATCGCCGGTTCGCCGCCCGCACCGGGCGCGGCCGCGGGGTGCTGATCGCGGGTGCGGCGCAGACCGCGGCGCTGGTCGTCATGGGCTCGGTGCGCAGCCTGGCCGCGCTGACGGCGGCCCTGGCCGTCTTCGGCTTCATGGGCATGGTGTGGAACGTCGGCACCACGACCCTGACGCAGGAGCGCAGTCCGGCCGGGACGCTGGGCCGCGTCTCCTCGGCGTTCCGGACGCTGGCGGTCGCCGGGGCGCCGGTGGGCGCGCTGCTCGGCGGAGCCGTCGCCGCCGCCTGGGGACCGAACGGCCCGGCCCTGCTCGCCGCCGCCTTCTTCGCCCTGTCCGTCACCGCGCTGATACCCGCGCGCGAGCCGGAGACCGGGGGGTCCTCCCGCACCGCGGCCACCGACACCCGGACGGGGTGA
- the pgi gene encoding glucose-6-phosphate isomerase — translation MNADSRTRLNRTPEWTALAKHHEELGEVGLRELFAADPGRGTGYTLRVGDLYIDYSKHLVTDDTLRLLRELAAATDVFGLRDAMFRGEKINTTEHRAVLHTALRAPRDAVIEVDGENVVPAVHAVLDRMADFAERVRSGAWTGHTGKRIRNVVNVGIGGSDLGPAMAYEALRAYTDRDLTFRFVSNVDGADLHEAIRDLDPAETLFIVASKTFTTIETVTNATSARTWLLDALGDEAAVAKHFVALSTNAGKVAEFGIDTANMFEFWDWVGGRYSYDSAIGLSLMIAIGPDRFREMLDGFRVVDEHFRTAPAEANAPLLLGLLGVWYGDFLGAESHAVLPYSHYLSKFTAYLQQLDMESNGKSVDRDGRPVEWQTGPVVWGTPGTNGQHAYYQLIHQGTKLIPADFIGFARPVSELSDELKAQHDLLMANFFAQTQALAFGKTPEEVRAEGVPEELVPHKTFRGNHPTTTILARELTPSVLGQLVALYEHKVFVQGAIWNIDSFDQWGVELGKVLAKRVEPALTEGAEVPGLDASTRALVRSYRELRGRQ, via the coding sequence ATGAACGCAGACAGCCGTACCAGGCTCAACCGGACCCCCGAATGGACCGCGCTGGCCAAGCACCACGAGGAGCTCGGCGAGGTCGGTCTGCGCGAGCTGTTCGCCGCCGACCCCGGGCGCGGTACCGGGTACACGCTCCGGGTGGGCGATCTGTACATCGACTACTCCAAGCACCTCGTCACCGACGACACGCTGCGGCTGCTGCGGGAGCTGGCCGCCGCCACCGACGTCTTCGGGCTGCGGGACGCCATGTTCCGCGGCGAGAAGATCAACACCACCGAGCACCGCGCCGTGCTGCACACCGCGCTGCGGGCGCCGCGGGACGCGGTGATCGAGGTCGACGGCGAGAACGTGGTGCCCGCCGTGCACGCCGTGCTGGACAGGATGGCCGACTTCGCCGAACGGGTCCGCTCCGGCGCCTGGACGGGCCACACCGGCAAGCGCATCAGGAACGTGGTCAACGTCGGCATCGGCGGCTCCGACCTCGGCCCGGCGATGGCGTACGAGGCGCTGCGCGCCTACACCGACCGCGATCTGACGTTCCGTTTCGTCTCCAACGTGGACGGGGCCGACCTGCACGAGGCCATCCGGGACCTCGACCCGGCGGAGACGCTGTTCATCGTCGCCTCCAAGACCTTCACCACCATCGAGACGGTCACCAACGCCACCTCCGCGCGCACCTGGCTGCTGGACGCGCTCGGTGACGAGGCGGCCGTGGCCAAGCACTTCGTGGCGCTGTCGACCAACGCCGGGAAGGTCGCCGAGTTCGGCATCGACACGGCCAACATGTTCGAGTTCTGGGACTGGGTCGGCGGCCGCTACTCCTACGACTCGGCGATCGGCCTGTCCCTGATGATCGCCATCGGCCCGGACCGGTTCCGGGAGATGCTCGACGGCTTCCGCGTCGTCGACGAGCACTTCCGCACCGCCCCCGCCGAGGCCAACGCACCGCTGCTGCTGGGCCTGCTGGGTGTCTGGTACGGCGACTTCCTGGGCGCCGAGTCGCACGCGGTGCTGCCGTACTCGCACTACCTGTCGAAGTTCACGGCCTACCTCCAGCAGCTCGACATGGAGTCCAACGGCAAGTCGGTCGACCGCGACGGCCGCCCCGTCGAGTGGCAGACCGGTCCCGTCGTCTGGGGCACGCCGGGCACCAACGGGCAGCACGCCTACTACCAGCTCATCCACCAGGGCACCAAGCTGATCCCGGCGGACTTCATCGGCTTCGCCCGCCCGGTGTCCGAGCTGAGCGACGAGCTCAAGGCGCAGCACGACCTGCTGATGGCCAACTTCTTCGCCCAGACCCAGGCCCTCGCCTTCGGCAAGACGCCGGAGGAGGTGCGCGCGGAGGGCGTGCCGGAGGAGCTGGTGCCGCACAAGACCTTCCGGGGCAACCACCCGACGACCACCATCCTCGCGCGGGAGCTCACCCCGTCGGTCCTCGGCCAGCTCGTCGCGCTGTACGAGCACAAGGTGTTCGTACAGGGCGCCATCTGGAACATCGACTCCTTCGACCAGTGGGGCGTCGAGCTCGGCAAGGTCCTCGCCAAGCGGGTCGAGCCCGCCCTGACCGAAGGCGCCGAGGTGCCCGGCCTGGACGCCTCCACCCGGGCGCTCGTGCGGAGCTACCGGGAGCTGCGCGGCCGGCAGTGA
- a CDS encoding NAD(P)H-binding protein — protein sequence MTSSSATLVIGATGTTGSRVTARLTARGHLVRAASRRAAPVGGAGGVRFDWFDPATHEAALRGADRVYLVPPLTAADPAAVMLPFLERARAAGVGRAVLLSSSAIPAGGPAVGQVHQALPGLFDEWAVLRPSWFMQNFTGDHMHAHDIREHGTVRTATGEGRVAFVDADDIAAVAVHALTADRAPDTDLVVTGPRALSYDDVAAVLTEVTGRDVTHRKLTYEQLRDHLAQSMPREFAAVLAGLDRAIAEGAEDRVTDTVQRLTGRPPRDFRTHVERALARGGADDRHGRPL from the coding sequence ATGACCTCCTCGTCCGCCACGCTGGTCATCGGCGCCACCGGCACGACCGGCAGCCGCGTCACCGCCCGGCTCACCGCGCGCGGGCACCTGGTCCGGGCCGCGAGCCGCCGCGCCGCTCCGGTCGGCGGCGCCGGGGGCGTCCGCTTCGACTGGTTCGACCCCGCCACCCACGAGGCGGCGCTGCGCGGCGCGGACCGCGTCTACCTCGTCCCGCCTCTGACCGCCGCCGACCCGGCCGCCGTGATGCTGCCGTTCCTGGAGCGGGCCCGCGCCGCGGGAGTTGGCCGGGCCGTCCTGCTCAGCTCCTCCGCGATCCCGGCCGGCGGCCCCGCAGTGGGGCAGGTCCACCAGGCTCTGCCCGGCCTGTTCGACGAGTGGGCGGTGCTGCGACCCTCGTGGTTCATGCAGAACTTCACCGGCGACCACATGCACGCCCACGACATCCGCGAGCACGGCACGGTCCGCACCGCGACGGGCGAGGGCCGCGTGGCCTTCGTCGACGCCGACGACATCGCGGCCGTGGCCGTGCACGCCCTGACCGCCGACCGGGCCCCGGACACCGATCTGGTCGTCACCGGCCCGCGGGCACTGAGCTACGACGACGTCGCCGCCGTGCTCACCGAGGTGACCGGACGGGACGTCACCCACCGAAAGCTCACGTACGAACAGCTCCGCGACCATCTGGCGCAGAGCATGCCCCGCGAGTTCGCCGCCGTGCTCGCCGGCCTGGACCGGGCGATCGCCGAGGGCGCCGAGGACCGCGTCACCGACACCGTCCAGCGCCTCACCGGGCGTCCACCGCGCGACTTCCGCACCCACGTGGAACGGGCCCTGGCACGGGGCGGCGCGGACGACCGCCACGGACGGCCGCTGTGA
- a CDS encoding nuclear transport factor 2 family protein — translation MPTDTRPADVYRHGLRLLLDKDIPAWVDLWHDDGVFEFPFAPAGWPKRLEGKAAVAEYMRAYPDHIDLHDVPELTIHETGDPETIVAEMRAVGRLVRSGDPYEMTYIAVVTVSGGRITRYRDYWNPLALPQDGTADFAGSRR, via the coding sequence ATGCCCACGGACACCCGGCCGGCCGACGTGTACCGCCACGGTCTGCGCCTGCTGCTCGACAAGGACATCCCCGCCTGGGTCGATCTCTGGCACGACGACGGGGTCTTCGAGTTCCCCTTCGCGCCCGCGGGATGGCCGAAGCGGCTGGAGGGCAAGGCCGCCGTCGCGGAGTACATGCGTGCCTACCCCGACCACATCGACCTGCACGACGTCCCCGAGCTGACGATCCACGAGACCGGCGACCCGGAGACCATCGTGGCCGAGATGCGCGCGGTGGGACGCCTGGTGCGCAGCGGCGACCCCTACGAGATGACCTACATCGCCGTGGTGACGGTCTCCGGCGGCCGCATCACCCGCTACCGCGACTACTGGAACCCGCTCGCCCTCCCGCAGGACGGCACGGCCGACTTCGCGGGGAGCCGTCGATGA
- a CDS encoding TetR/AcrR family transcriptional regulator, with translation MPERKPRADALRNREAVLAAADRLFAACERPEDVTMADIAAAAGVGKGTLFRGFGDRTGLIQALYEARLDPVRRAIADGPRPLGPGTPPAERAHALLDAVLCFKLDHRHLSLALEGTGSDSPYQAEHYDWWHSTLREVLEQLPGLSDADFAAHALLAAVRADLVDHLAGRRRMSRESLRAGLAAFVTRVVGGPDQAP, from the coding sequence GTGCCGGAGCGCAAGCCGCGCGCTGATGCCCTGCGCAACCGCGAGGCCGTGCTGGCCGCCGCCGACCGCCTCTTCGCCGCCTGCGAACGGCCCGAGGACGTCACCATGGCCGACATCGCGGCGGCCGCAGGCGTCGGCAAGGGCACGCTCTTCCGGGGCTTCGGGGACCGCACCGGCCTGATCCAGGCGCTCTACGAGGCCCGGCTCGACCCGGTCCGCCGGGCGATCGCCGACGGCCCCCGCCCGCTGGGCCCCGGTACGCCCCCCGCCGAGCGGGCGCACGCCCTGCTGGACGCCGTCCTGTGCTTCAAACTCGACCACCGGCACCTGTCGCTGGCCCTGGAGGGCACGGGCTCCGACAGCCCGTACCAGGCGGAGCACTACGACTGGTGGCACTCCACCCTCCGGGAGGTGCTGGAGCAGCTCCCCGGCCTGTCCGACGCCGACTTCGCCGCGCACGCGCTGCTCGCGGCCGTCCGCGCCGACCTGGTGGACCATCTGGCCGGCCGGCGCCGGATGTCCCGGGAGAGCCTCCGGGCCGGCCTGGCCGCTTTCGTCACCCGGGTGGTGGGCGGCCCGGATCAGGCGCCCTGA
- the pgl gene encoding 6-phosphogluconolactonase, producing MSTPQLVVHRDKELMAQAAAARLITRIVDAQSSRGSASVVLTGGRNGNGLLAALAAAPARDAIDWSRLDLWWGDERFLPEGDPDRNVTQAREALLDAVPLDPERVHAMPASDGPYGSDVEAAAEAYAEELARAAGPENHGPVPTFDVLMLGVGPDTHVASLFPELPAVRETERTVVGVRGAPKPPPTRVTLTLPAIRAAREVWLLAAGEDKAQAAAIALSGAGEIQAPAAGARGRARTLWLLDAAAASQLPRSMYPPASA from the coding sequence GTGAGCACTCCCCAGCTCGTGGTGCACCGGGACAAGGAGCTGATGGCGCAGGCCGCGGCGGCCCGGCTGATCACCCGGATCGTGGACGCCCAGTCCTCCCGGGGCTCGGCGTCCGTCGTGCTGACCGGCGGGCGCAACGGCAACGGCCTGCTGGCCGCGCTGGCCGCGGCCCCCGCCCGGGACGCGATCGACTGGAGCCGCCTGGACCTGTGGTGGGGCGACGAGCGGTTCCTGCCGGAGGGCGATCCGGACCGGAACGTCACGCAGGCCCGCGAGGCCCTGCTCGACGCGGTGCCGCTGGACCCGGAGCGGGTGCACGCCATGCCCGCCTCGGACGGGCCGTACGGCTCGGACGTGGAGGCCGCGGCCGAGGCGTACGCGGAGGAGCTGGCCCGGGCGGCCGGTCCGGAGAACCACGGGCCGGTCCCGACCTTCGACGTCCTGATGCTGGGCGTCGGCCCGGACACCCACGTCGCCTCGCTCTTCCCCGAGCTGCCGGCGGTCCGCGAGACGGAGCGCACGGTGGTCGGCGTGCGCGGCGCGCCCAAGCCCCCGCCGACCCGCGTCACCCTCACGCTCCCCGCGATCCGCGCGGCGCGCGAGGTGTGGCTGCTGGCCGCGGGCGAGGACAAGGCGCAGGCCGCGGCGATCGCCCTGTCCGGCGCGGGCGAGATCCAGGCACCGGCGGCGGGGGCCCGGGGCCGCGCCCGCACGCTGTGGCTGCTGGACGCGGCGGCGGCCTCGCAACTGCCGCGGTCGATGTATCCGCCGGCGTCGGCGTGA
- the opcA gene encoding glucose-6-phosphate dehydrogenase assembly protein OpcA: MKIDLTDTTASKINKALVQGRRAIGTPAVGMVLTLVIVTDEENAYDALKAANDASREHPSRTLLVIKRVSRSPRDRTTSRLDAEVRVGADAGTGETVVLRLYGEVVDHAQSVVLPLLLPDAPVVVWWPVNAPLDPADDPLGSLAQRRVTDSYAAEDPIRELTARAGAYTPGDTDLAWTRITPWRSMLAAALDQVTCEVKAVEVEGEEYNPSCELLAMWLADRLGVPVRRSMSDGPGLTAVRMETTCGPIVLDRADGSLANLSIQGQPDRAVALKRRETAELIAEELRRLDPDDTYAAALRYGVDRLHAGAPDAAAGGKPVAAADPVATEDPVAVPEPVEEAAKAPAQRAAKKAPARKAAAK; this comes from the coding sequence ATGAAGATAGACCTTACGGACACCACGGCCAGCAAGATCAACAAGGCGCTGGTGCAGGGCCGCCGGGCCATCGGCACACCCGCCGTCGGCATGGTCCTCACCCTGGTCATCGTCACCGACGAGGAGAACGCCTACGACGCGCTGAAGGCCGCCAACGACGCCTCGCGCGAGCACCCCTCGCGCACGCTGCTGGTCATCAAGCGCGTCTCGCGCTCGCCCCGCGACCGTACGACGTCCCGGCTGGACGCCGAGGTGCGGGTGGGCGCGGACGCGGGCACCGGCGAGACGGTGGTGCTGCGGCTGTACGGCGAGGTCGTCGACCACGCCCAGTCGGTGGTCCTGCCGCTGCTGCTGCCGGACGCGCCGGTGGTGGTGTGGTGGCCGGTCAACGCGCCGCTCGACCCGGCCGACGACCCGCTGGGCTCGCTGGCCCAGCGCCGCGTCACCGACAGTTACGCCGCCGAGGACCCGATCCGGGAGCTGACCGCCCGGGCCGGTGCCTACACGCCGGGCGACACCGACCTGGCCTGGACCCGGATCACGCCGTGGCGCTCGATGCTGGCGGCGGCCCTGGACCAGGTCACCTGCGAGGTGAAGGCCGTCGAGGTGGAGGGCGAGGAGTACAACCCGAGCTGCGAGCTGCTGGCGATGTGGCTCGCGGACCGGCTGGGCGTCCCCGTCCGGCGGTCGATGTCCGACGGCCCGGGCCTGACCGCGGTCCGCATGGAGACCACCTGCGGCCCGATCGTCCTGGACCGCGCCGACGGCTCGCTGGCCAACCTGTCCATCCAGGGCCAGCCCGACCGCGCGGTGGCGCTCAAGCGCCGGGAGACGGCCGAGCTGATCGCCGAGGAGCTGCGGCGGCTGGATCCGGACGACACCTACGCGGCGGCGCTGCGCTACGGCGTGGACCGGCTCCACGCGGGCGCACCGGATGCGGCGGCCGGCGGGAAACCGGTGGCGGCCGCGGACCCGGTGGCCACCGAGGATCCGGTGGCGGTGCCGGAGCCCGTGGAGGAGGCGGCGAAGGCGCCCGCGCAGCGGGCGGCCAAGAAGGCTCCGGCGCGGAAGGCGGCGGCCAAGTGA